The stretch of DNA GgtgttccattatcaataacGTTAAGTTAACTCCAGATATTGCTGAACGtcttctctgtgcaaatatcTGCTGATTCAGGTTTTCCTTCAATAATTTATAGGCGCCAGGCATTGCGCATAGAGAGGAGGAGTGGGCAGATCAGCTGTcagggtgtgtgcatgtgtatttgtgAACGAGAGGGAGAAAGAGTTGAGCGGAGTAAAATGAACAGAAGGATAGTGCTATTTTAAAATCGCTTTGGGAAAAATAAACATGGAATCAATTTTTGGCGGCGGGTGTTGATTGTGTGGCGGCCCGTGTCTGTATGGGAAACCCTGCCCTCACATGAGTACATGAAATTGGTATTGAccaaaaaaagctaaaaagatTCTGTTTTGGTACAAAGTAAGTTATCAATAATCCATTATAAAGGGAATAAAGAAGAACTCCTTCAAACTGAAAAAAGCACAAGGAGGTTTACCAGGAACCACCAGCTGGCCACAGGCccagaaggagctggaggaagctgcCTTTCCTCTCCCAGTGGCTACCACAATTTGATGAGTTAAACAGTAGGGAAGTCCATGAATGAGAAGCAAAGCACGTTTATTTATAGAGTGCATTTCATACACACAAGGTAGTTCAATTAAAAGCATAagatgattaaataaaaaaggaaagtgtACAGAATATAAAAGACACATAGTGATAAAAGTGAATCTTTTAGTAGAATGAGATCTAAGGACAGCTTGGTTTTAAGTCCAGACTTGAAACTGCCAACAGTAGGTGCATTTTTGATCTATTCTGGAAGTTGGTTCCAGAGCTGAACTGCATAGaagtcaaaacaaaatgtggtgaaacagctttcagtttgaacacattttgttttgaccTCAGGTTTAACCAACACGTTTCATTCCTGTGACCTAAAAGAGCTGAGAggtggtgtgtgttgttgaaagATGTCAGATAGGTAATTGGGTCCTGTCCCATTTAGTGATTTAAACACAAGCAACGTTTTAAAACCAATTCTGTAGCTTACAGGAGGCCAGTGCAGAGACTTAAGAATTGGACTAATGCGGTCAGTCCTTTTTGTTCTTGTAAGCAGCTGCATTTTGGATCAGCTGAAGCTTTTTGAAAGACCATTGCAGTAATCAACACTGCTGGAGATAAAAGCATTGCTAAGTTTTTCTAAGTCATTTTGTGACATGGAAATATTTTTAGGTGATAAAATACTGATTTAGTGATTGTTTTTATGTGACTGTTGAAGTTTAGATCATTGTTAATAAAGACCCTGAGGTTTTCAACAGTTTCTTTGCTTTTAGCCCCTTTGTGTCAAGAACAGTGGCGATCCTGAGTCTTTCCTCCCTTTTTCCAAGTATGACAAAGAAAATATGATTACTTCAGTTTTGTCTGTGTTGAGCTGAAAAAATTGTCACATCCAGTCATTAATTTGGTCCATACACTGAACAAGACATTCAAGCAGGGCATAGTCATTAGGGGACAGAGCAAAGTAAAtttgtgtgtcatcagcatagctGTGATAGCAGATTGAGTTGTTTGTGGGAGCATAAATAGGTGGAAAATTAATGGTCCAAGGATTGACCCCTGGGGGACACCACTGGTCAAGGACATTTCTGTTGAAAAACAGTTGCCCATGGCAACAAAGAAACTCCTTTGTTGTGTGATTTTAACCACTTGATAACTATACAAGTGAACCCAACCCAATTGGTCAAATAAATCAGCAAGCTGATGTCAGAAAGTGGTTGCCTGTAATGCAAAACAGCTACAAGAAGTTGCTTCTACAGAAGGTTttacacatttcacacagaacAATACGTTACATTCTTTTTGTCCTCGTCTCCAGGTTCACGTCTCTCCGCTCCATGAGCGCCGCGTGGCTCGTTAGTGCCATCATCTGGCTGAAGGAGATCGCAGTGGGCGTGGTCTTCTTTCGCCATAAAGAACTGAGCAGAGACCGCAAGAACCAGTCAGTGTGCTTTGAGCACTACCCCATGCAGCCATGGGAATACCCGATCAACTACTACCGCTTCACCATTGGCTTCATGTTCCCACTGGCCATCTTGTTGGTATGATAACAGTTTGCACGAATACTTCAGATATAACCTGGATGGATGAGGTGACCTGCATGCTTTGTCTCTTGGTTTAGATCAGCTACCTGTGTGTGCTTCGCGCAGTGGGTCGGAGTGCAGGAACACAACCAGACCAGAAGACCAGGATCAGGCAGCTAGTCAGCAGCACCATTCTCATCTTCCTCGTCTGCTTCTCCCCCTACCACATCTTTCTGTTAATACGCACTCTTCTGGAGCGCGACTGCCACTTTATCACAGGTACTCTTTCATCCATTGAAAGAAATCCACTGAATGAAGGTAAAGGatttatttcttatttctcTTATTTTACAGCCATATTCAACTACTACCACCTGTCACTGTTGCTGACCACCCTGAACTGCGTGGCTGACCCTGCCCTCTACTGCTTCGTCAGTGAAAGCGCCCGCCGTGGCCTGTACAGAGCCGTATTCCGACCCATTGCCAGgatactctgctgctgctgtcgccGTGGAAATGCCAGTCCCTCCAACCCGGCCAACGATTCAAACGAGGTCGCCACAGACGAGAACAATGGCCAACCAACGGTGACGCTGCTCACGCACACCAGCACACTCAACAACGTAAAAACAGACGCTCcctgcaaaaacacagctgtaatCACACAGACGAACAACATTCCATTAAAATTTctgcaaaataacacacacaaagacaaatgtgTGGAAGCTGATGGAGTGATAGCCATGGAGAGCCAGAAGACAGTTAGGCCTGAGGAAGGTTcggaactttgttagctttagGGCCACAGACTGAGAAGAAAAGCTGATTCACAGACTGATTTCGTGCTGGAAAAATTGCTAGAGGTGAACCACGACTAACCTGTCTGTAAGTCTCAATGTGGCAGTAATGAGAGCTGCTGCCCACccagctgtgtttacatcattattttctgttctctgtttctTGTCTGAGACAAAGTGCAAGAGGTCAGAGTGGATCTATATTGTCACTGTAATGGCCTGTTTACATTTCTGTGCTTTGTACAAAGTAGGGCAATTTTAATGGGACCTTAAGGGGAATTTAAGACTTACAAAATGTCAATATAGGCAGCACAGAGGTGCGATAAGGCTATAGTTtgagcctttctgtgtggagcctGTCCACTTTAAAGGCATGCATGTTCGGTTGATTGTACAGAAGGTTAGTGTGTCAGTGCACCCAAAGCCtgctgggatagactccagtACCCTGTGACCCTCTACAGGAGAAAGCAGATATAGCAAATGAATGGAAAGTGTTGTTATGCATCACAAGGTCATACTAAAAAATGTGGAGGAGAACTTGACAGTATTATGGTATCACTTCTAATAAAATGCAGTTTTGGAAGCTAAGTGAAAGTGAAGGCCACAGTAATGGTTAACCAATCACAGATTAACTATTAACAGCAAAGCTGGCAGTTTAATCTAATCACATGGCAGCAACTCAGATGTGAGCATCTGAATGGAAAAGAAAGGTGATTTTTGTCTTACCTTattgatgtcagaggtcagaggagaatggtCAGACTGGTGGTAACACAAATAAGTACAACACCAGGGTCCACATTTTGCCCCTTTTGTGGTGGAACAGGAGATTCAAATCCTAGATGTGTGATACTATCATGTCGATATGGAGGAAAAGCTCCAACACCATGTTGAATCTTTGTCCTCCATCCAGGCTGGTACTAACAAGGTGGACCTGACAAAGTGGCCAAACACTTGTCAACAACTTTACGTAAAGGGTGAATTGTTATGAAGTGGTACCAATGTTCCCTGTGTACTATTAAAATGCATTCATTGTGAAATGCTGTAACTATTGATACTTTGTGACGGACAATCTGACAAAAACTGGGTACCAGAACAAACTATTTACTATTTTTGCTCAATTTCAAGGTTAAAGACCAATGCTGCAGCTGGACAGTTACTGACATGAATTTACTGATATctgatgactttttt from Parambassis ranga chromosome 22, fParRan2.1, whole genome shotgun sequence encodes:
- the gpr68 gene encoding ovarian cancer G-protein coupled receptor 1 isoform X1 → MVLTMSEEDVINCTISHEIHQYLFSCVYILVLLVGVPSNLYSLYHAALQLKQKNELGVYLMNLTVSDLLYLASLPLWLQYIFQDDDWRHREWLCQLCGFLLYENIYISIGFLCCISLDRYLAVVHPLRFTSLRSMSAAWLVSAIIWLKEIAVGVVFFRHKELSRDRKNQSVCFEHYPMQPWEYPINYYRFTIGFMFPLAILLISYLCVLRAVGRSAGTQPDQKTRIRQLVSSTILIFLVCFSPYHIFLLIRTLLERDCHFITAIFNYYHLSLLLTTLNCVADPALYCFVSESARRGLYRAVFRPIARILCCCCRRGNASPSNPANDSNEVATDENNGQPTVTLLTHTSTLNNVKTDAPCKNTAVITQTNNIPLKFLQNNTHKDKCVEADGVIAMESQKTVRPEEGSELC
- the gpr68 gene encoding ovarian cancer G-protein coupled receptor 1 isoform X2, with product MNLTVSDLLYLASLPLWLQYIFQDDDWRHREWLCQLCGFLLYENIYISIGFLCCISLDRYLAVVHPLRFTSLRSMSAAWLVSAIIWLKEIAVGVVFFRHKELSRDRKNQSVCFEHYPMQPWEYPINYYRFTIGFMFPLAILLISYLCVLRAVGRSAGTQPDQKTRIRQLVSSTILIFLVCFSPYHIFLLIRTLLERDCHFITAIFNYYHLSLLLTTLNCVADPALYCFVSESARRGLYRAVFRPIARILCCCCRRGNASPSNPANDSNEVATDENNGQPTVTLLTHTSTLNNVKTDAPCKNTAVITQTNNIPLKFLQNNTHKDKCVEADGVIAMESQKTVRPEEGSELC